From the genome of Treponema peruense:
CGCGTTTGAATACGAAAAGGCAGACAAACTTCTTTTACTGGGAGACGTACTTTATCACGGCCCGCGCAACGATTTGCCAAAGGAATATAATCCAAAAAAAGTAATTGAACTGCTTAACGGCCTGTCACAAAAAATTCTTTGCGTAAGGGGAAACTGCGACAGCGAAGTAGACCAGATGGTTTTGAATTTTCCTCTCATGGCGGAATATATAGCACTCGATCTGGGGAACTCCACAATTTTTGCCACACACGGACACATTTTTAGCGAACAGAAAATGCTGCCCTGCGCACAAAACAGCATACTTCTTTGCGGGCACACACACATTCCGGCCTGCACAAAGCACGAAAACTTCACTTACCTGAACCCCGGAAGCGTTTCTCTTCCAAAAGAAAATTCCCCGCACAGTTACATGACACTCTGCGAAAACACATTTGTATGGAAGAAACTTGACGATAACAGCGAATTCGGTTCGCCATACAAAATTATTCAATAAAAAAGGCTGAAAAAAAATGGATAAAAAAACACTTAACGAAAATCCCTTCAAGAATTATCTTGCTTCAGGAAACGAACGATTTGACAAACAGATGGAATTCATAGCCGAAATCGATAAGATGACGCATATTATGAGACAGACATTTCTTCTGGACAAAAGCCGCCGCGAAAACGACGCCGAACATTCATGGCATCTCGCTGTTATGGCACAGCTTTTAGGCGAATACTGTACCGATACGCCCGACATAAACAAGGCCCTCCGCATGGTCACGGTACATGACATCATCGAAATATACGCGGGCGACACATTTGCCTATGACACCGCCGGTTACGAAACAAAAGCCGCGCGCGAAAAACAGGCCGCAGACAAAATTTTTTCAATACTACCCGAAGATCAGTCCACCCAACTGCGCGCGCTCTGGGAAGAATTTGAAGCGCGGCTCACAGCAGACTCACGCTTTGCAAACTGCCTCGACAGAATTCAGCCGTTTTTTCACAACACGCTCACTCAGGGCGGAACCTGGCTCGAACACAAAGTGTCAGTTTCTGCCGTTCAGCAGAGAATGGACATCGTAAGAACCACAATGCCGGTCGTCTGGGAATGGGTACAGAAAAACATAGAAGCCGCCGTACAAAACAACTGGCTCCTGCCCAACTGAACCGTGTGCGCAGAAAGACACTATATTTAACTAACTGTCAGCTAATGTTAAAATGCTCCCAGTCGCCCGGTGAAGTCCAAAACCGGCCAATATTGGCCTTGATGTGATTTTTGCATAGTAACTATTGTAGTTTCGAAGTAACTTTGTTACTTCGAAACGGCTAAAAATCAAATCATTTTGAACTCCCCCGTGCTCCTTCGCGCATTTTAACTTTCGTTAATATTTATCTCTTTAGGACAAGAGTCTTTCTGCGCGCGCTGTTATTCCCCGGCAATGGCGTGTTTAACATCCGCCAGTGTAAATTTTGCACGTCCCTGTTGCAATGCCAGCAATGACGCGCGGTTTATCACAGACTCAATTTTTGCGCACGAAAAGCCGTCAAATTCCCGTGCAAGAACCTGCGCGGAACAGGACTCATCTGTACCCTTATTTCGGGTATACATTTCCACAAGCTGTACCCTTGCATCAAAATCTGGGAAAGGAACTTTCACCCGCGCGTCAAAACGACCTGGCCTTATCAACGCTTCATCCAGTGCACTAATGCTGTTTGTCGCCGCAAGAACAAGAATTCCGTCATTCGATGTAAAACCGTCAAGTTCGTTAAGAAGAGCCGTAACAATACGCGTGTTTTCTGTCTCAATTGCCGACCCCGAATAATTGCGCCTTGTTCCAATTCCGTCGAATTCATCAATAAAAATAATACACGGAGCCATACGTCGCGCTTTTTTAAACAACATCTTTACTTTCATGGGACCAATCGCCATAAACATACTTTCAAAATCAGTAGCTTTGGCTGGAATGAACGAAACCTTTGACTCACCGGCAAGAGCTTTCGCAAACAGAGTTTTTCCGTTTCCGGGCGTGCCTTCCAAAAGAATTCCCTTTGGCATCCTTACTCCGGCCTTCTGCCATTTTTTCGGGTTCCGCATAATGTCCATAACCTGCAGCATATCATGCTTAAGAGAATCCATTCCAACAACGTCAGAAAAATTCTTCCCTGTTGAACGCACGCATTTAAAAGTATTCGGCGAAATAAATTTCTTAAAGACAAAAATTACCGTACCAAAGAATATTATATAGAAGAAAATATCAAAAATCAGCGAAAGAACTTCACTGCCACTTTTTTCTACATTTACTTTCACGTTGTTTTTCAAAAGGAATTCCTTGAGCAAAGGCGAGTCAGGATTTTCTGTACAAAACTTTTCATCTGTACCCTTTTTTGAATAAATTAGATTTCTATCTGTCACCGTTACAGATTCAACTGTCCCCCTTTCTACATCTTCATAGAAGGCGGAATAAGGCTCGACAATATTTTTTTTGTCAAAGAAAAACCCCCATGACAGGTACAGAACGGCAGCCATAAAAACTGTACCTATTGCAAAAACAAATTTCTTTTTACGAGAATTCACATTTCCCCCAAAAAAATTCAATCTCTTCCCACATCAATAATAAATGTACATCCGTCAAAAGTCAAAACCTCCACGCCGTGCATTTTTGCATAATTCTAGACAATTACACTTCTTTTCGTTACAATATATGCACATCAAAATCATAGAGGATACCATGCCAAAAATAGAAGTTAACGAAAAACTCTTCTTCAATCTTCTTGGAACAAAATACGATTGGGACACTTTTGAAAAAAAACTTACCTTTGCCAAAGCCGAACTTGACGAAAAGCCCGACATGTCACAGCCCGACGACAAGCGCGTAATAAAAATTGAACTTAACGACACAAACCGCCCTGATCTCTGGTCCACCGGCGGAGTCACACGCTGCCTTCGTGAACATGAGGGAGCAAAGCATTCAGACTACACAGGTTTCCTCTCTACAAAAGAAACACGCCAGGATTCAGCAGACAGAATTGCCATTGTTGATCCTGAACTCAAAGATATAAGACCTTACATGGTTTCTTTCGTCATAAGCGGAAAACCCATTGACGAACCAATGCTCATAGACATAATGCAGACCCAGGAAAAACTCGCCTGGAACTTCGGACGCAAAAGAAAGTCTCTTTCAATGGGCGTCTACCGTGCTGCAGACATCAAGTGGCCGGTTCACTACACCGCAGCCGATCCCGACAAGGTAAGTTTTGTTCCTCTGCAGGGAGAATCCAAACAGACATGCCGTGAAATTCTTGAAACCCATCCAAAGGGAAAAGACTACGGCTACATACTCAAAGACTTCAAGAAATACCCTGTTCTTAAAGATGACAAAGGCGAAATAATGAGCATGGCTCCTATTATCAACAGTGCCACTCTTGGACAGATAGAAATAGGCGACAAAGACCTTATGGTAGAACTTACCGGAACAGACATGGAAAGCCTCATGCTTGCCGCAAACATTGTAGCCTGTGACTTCTTCGATGCCGGATACGAAATTCTTCCTGTCAAAGTTGTGCATCCTTATGACACAGGATTCGGCAAAGAAATTACGGCTCCTTTCTATTTTCAGGAAACAACAGACGCAAAGCTTTCTGCAATAAACAAAAAGCTCGGCAGCAGTCTTTCAGAAAAAGAAGTTTTGGACGCGCTTTACAAAATGGGAAACAAAGTTACATCAAAACAAGAATCAGGCGACACTGTATTTACAGTACAACCGGCTCCTTACCGCAACGACTTCCTGCACGAAGTAGACGTAATCGAAGATGTAATGATCGGCTGCGGACTAGACAGCTTCTCTCCCGAAAAGCCCAGTGACTTTACAATAGGCCGCCTTCTTCCCATAACCCTTTACAGCCGCAAGGTAAAAAACATTATGGCCGGAATGGGCTACCAGGAAATGATTTTCAACTACCTTGGTTCAAAAAAGACATACATAGACAACATGTGTGTAAAAGCCGACGACGTTATCGAAATTGCAAACCCGATGAGCGAAAACTATCAGTTTATACGCCCGTCAATCATTGCATCCCTTTTCGAAGCCGAAGCACAAAGCGGCAATGCAGTCTATCCGCACAAAATCTTTGAAGTAGGAAAAATTGCATTCATCGATCCTTCTGAAAACACCGGAACAAAAACAATCCAGAGTCTTGGTTTCCTTACTTCTGCAAACAATGCAAACTTCAACGACACAGCCAGCGAAGTAAGCACAATTCTCTACTATCTTGACCACAAATACGAAGTTCAGGAAACAGACGATCCGCGCTTTATTCCGGGAAGACAGGCCGGAATCATGGTAAATGGAAAGCAGGTAGGAATTTTCGGAGAAATACACCCGCAGGTTCTTGAAAACTGGCAGATCAGCGTTCCGTGTGTAGCCGGAGAAATGGATCTAGAGTACCTTATGGCAACCGAGCCAAAGGAACACAACGACAAGACGGCAGCACCACAGAAAAACGAAAGTTCTGCACAGCCTGCCGTTCAGTTTGATGCAGTCGCTCACTTTAACAAATACATAGATCTTCGTGTAGCAAAGATTATCAAGGTAGACCGCAATCCTGAAGGCGAAAAGCTCTATATAGAAACACTCGACGACGGTAGCGGAACAGAGCGCATAATTCAGTCAGGACTTGTTCCTTACCTTAAGCCCGAAGAACTCCTTGGCCAGCACATCATAATCGCCGCAAACCTTGCTCCAAGAAAGATGCGCGGTGTAGAAAGCCACGGAATGCTTCTTGCTGCAGACTATGTAGAAGACGGTAAAGAAAAAGTAGAACTTCTTACCGCTCCCTGGGCTGCTCCTGGAACACAGGTCGTTCTTGAAGGTACAGAGCCCTGCGAAAAACCTGCAAAAATAGACATAGACAAGTTCTGTAAGATTACATACAGAATAGCAGACCACCATGCACAGGCGGCCGGAATAAATCTCCAGGCAGACGGAAAATCCATTACTACGGTAAAGACCGCCGACGGAGAAATCCAATAAATCAGGGTTAAACATTTAAAAATAGAAAGACAAGCATTTGGCGGTCGGGATCTAAAGTTCTGGCCGCCTTTTTTTTCGATTTATTCTCCATTTTATAAAAAACGTAGTATACTTATACGGTTTCGGGCATGGCAGACTCTTTCCAGAATCTGCTTGAATACATAGAAACCGGTTCAAAAACACAATGCTAACTATGGGCACCGGCACAAAGAAAATCCATGAAACCGGCGAATC
Proteins encoded in this window:
- the yfcE gene encoding phosphodiesterase — encoded protein: MKWLIASDIHGSAYYCEKLIHAFEYEKADKLLLLGDVLYHGPRNDLPKEYNPKKVIELLNGLSQKILCVRGNCDSEVDQMVLNFPLMAEYIALDLGNSTIFATHGHIFSEQKMLPCAQNSILLCGHTHIPACTKHENFTYLNPGSVSLPKENSPHSYMTLCENTFVWKKLDDNSEFGSPYKIIQ
- a CDS encoding HD domain-containing protein, with the protein product MDKKTLNENPFKNYLASGNERFDKQMEFIAEIDKMTHIMRQTFLLDKSRRENDAEHSWHLAVMAQLLGEYCTDTPDINKALRMVTVHDIIEIYAGDTFAYDTAGYETKAAREKQAADKIFSILPEDQSTQLRALWEEFEARLTADSRFANCLDRIQPFFHNTLTQGGTWLEHKVSVSAVQQRMDIVRTTMPVVWEWVQKNIEAAVQNNWLLPN
- a CDS encoding FtsH/Yme1/Tma family ATP-dependent metallopeptidase → MNSRKKKFVFAIGTVFMAAVLYLSWGFFFDKKNIVEPYSAFYEDVERGTVESVTVTDRNLIYSKKGTDEKFCTENPDSPLLKEFLLKNNVKVNVEKSGSEVLSLIFDIFFYIIFFGTVIFVFKKFISPNTFKCVRSTGKNFSDVVGMDSLKHDMLQVMDIMRNPKKWQKAGVRMPKGILLEGTPGNGKTLFAKALAGESKVSFIPAKATDFESMFMAIGPMKVKMLFKKARRMAPCIIFIDEFDGIGTRRNYSGSAIETENTRIVTALLNELDGFTSNDGILVLAATNSISALDEALIRPGRFDARVKVPFPDFDARVQLVEMYTRNKGTDESCSAQVLAREFDGFSCAKIESVINRASLLALQQGRAKFTLADVKHAIAGE
- the pheT gene encoding phenylalanine--tRNA ligase subunit beta → MPKIEVNEKLFFNLLGTKYDWDTFEKKLTFAKAELDEKPDMSQPDDKRVIKIELNDTNRPDLWSTGGVTRCLREHEGAKHSDYTGFLSTKETRQDSADRIAIVDPELKDIRPYMVSFVISGKPIDEPMLIDIMQTQEKLAWNFGRKRKSLSMGVYRAADIKWPVHYTAADPDKVSFVPLQGESKQTCREILETHPKGKDYGYILKDFKKYPVLKDDKGEIMSMAPIINSATLGQIEIGDKDLMVELTGTDMESLMLAANIVACDFFDAGYEILPVKVVHPYDTGFGKEITAPFYFQETTDAKLSAINKKLGSSLSEKEVLDALYKMGNKVTSKQESGDTVFTVQPAPYRNDFLHEVDVIEDVMIGCGLDSFSPEKPSDFTIGRLLPITLYSRKVKNIMAGMGYQEMIFNYLGSKKTYIDNMCVKADDVIEIANPMSENYQFIRPSIIASLFEAEAQSGNAVYPHKIFEVGKIAFIDPSENTGTKTIQSLGFLTSANNANFNDTASEVSTILYYLDHKYEVQETDDPRFIPGRQAGIMVNGKQVGIFGEIHPQVLENWQISVPCVAGEMDLEYLMATEPKEHNDKTAAPQKNESSAQPAVQFDAVAHFNKYIDLRVAKIIKVDRNPEGEKLYIETLDDGSGTERIIQSGLVPYLKPEELLGQHIIIAANLAPRKMRGVESHGMLLAADYVEDGKEKVELLTAPWAAPGTQVVLEGTEPCEKPAKIDIDKFCKITYRIADHHAQAAGINLQADGKSITTVKTADGEIQ